One stretch of Caballeronia sp. Lep1P3 DNA includes these proteins:
- a CDS encoding PP2C family serine/threonine-protein phosphatase, which produces MNRHPSHACAPVRLDSCVASGATDAGRVRRENQDRFVFDPRAKVIAVADGMGGHAFGARAAALALERIAASLTRAVDALRPSSLDATLADDPDATVFDASLNAARVLTNALDDANATLYALNRGERIDAHRSMGTTVTGIWLPPGLGVLFAFHVGDSRLYRLRDGALTQLTRDQTLFQHALETGDVEHLPPRNVLLQALGPEPSIAPEVAAHAWRPGDRYLLCSDGLHGEVPHHEIERTLAQMSSRDLDAACGRLIELACEAGGKDNVTAVIVCFEGR; this is translated from the coding sequence ATGAACCGCCATCCTTCGCACGCGTGCGCGCCCGTTCGTCTCGATAGCTGCGTCGCATCCGGCGCGACCGATGCGGGGCGCGTGCGGCGGGAGAATCAGGATCGCTTCGTGTTCGATCCGCGCGCGAAGGTCATCGCGGTGGCAGACGGCATGGGCGGCCACGCGTTCGGCGCACGCGCTGCGGCACTCGCGCTGGAACGCATCGCGGCATCGCTGACGCGCGCGGTGGATGCGCTGCGGCCATCGTCCCTCGATGCCACGCTCGCCGACGACCCCGACGCGACCGTGTTCGACGCATCGCTCAATGCGGCCCGCGTGCTCACGAACGCGCTCGACGACGCCAACGCGACGCTTTACGCGCTCAATCGTGGCGAACGCATCGACGCGCACCGGTCGATGGGAACGACCGTCACCGGCATCTGGCTGCCGCCCGGCTTGGGCGTGCTCTTTGCGTTTCATGTCGGCGACAGCCGCCTGTACCGTCTGCGCGACGGCGCACTCACGCAACTCACGCGCGATCAAACGCTCTTCCAGCATGCGCTGGAGACGGGCGACGTCGAACACTTGCCGCCGCGCAACGTCCTGTTGCAGGCGCTCGGTCCGGAGCCGTCGATTGCGCCGGAGGTCGCGGCGCATGCGTGGCGGCCCGGCGACCGTTACCTTCTGTGCAGCGACGGGCTTCACGGCGAAGTGCCGCATCACGAGATCGAGCGCACGCTCGCGCAGATGTCGTCGCGTGATCTGGATGCGGCTTGCGGGCGGCTTATCGAGCTTGCATGCGAAGCGGGCGGCAAGGACAACGTGACGGCGGTGATCGTGTGCTTCGAGGGGCGGTGA
- the tagF gene encoding type VI secretion system-associated protein TagF yields the protein MRAPGAAGCFGKLRSNGDFVTRRLPASFVVPWDAMLQAGLVASRDALGSAWLDAYLTAPVWCFALAGDVIGSGAWAGVLMPSVDAAGRYFPLTIVAPVGGGVCVGSCGGSRVDFRVGPCVESGADFRAEFCVDSCAGWFARCRELALSTLMPGARLADFDAALIALADAPDTPAATADAPPSMTCAACVRGMSAWWTEESVRVTAGLPDAAFVAALFDGRVV from the coding sequence ATGCGCGCGCCTGGCGCGGCCGGATGCTTCGGCAAGCTGCGCAGCAACGGCGATTTCGTGACGCGGCGTCTTCCGGCGTCCTTCGTCGTGCCGTGGGACGCGATGCTGCAGGCGGGACTCGTCGCGAGCCGCGACGCGCTGGGGTCCGCGTGGCTCGATGCTTATCTGACGGCGCCGGTTTGGTGCTTTGCGCTCGCCGGCGATGTGATCGGGAGCGGGGCGTGGGCGGGCGTGCTGATGCCGAGCGTCGATGCGGCGGGGCGTTATTTTCCGCTGACGATTGTGGCGCCGGTTGGGGGTGGGGTTTGTGTGGGTTCTTGCGGTGGTTCGCGCGTCGATTTCCGCGTCGGACCTTGCGTCGAATCTGGCGCCGATTTCCGCGCCGAATTCTGCGTCGATTCCTGCGCCGGCTGGTTCGCGCGTTGCCGTGAGCTCGCGCTTTCGACGTTGATGCCGGGCGCGCGTCTCGCCGATTTCGATGCCGCGTTGATTGCCCTTGCCGACGCGCCCGACACGCCCGCCGCCACCGCCGATGCGCCGCCGAGCATGACTTGTGCGGCGTGCGTGCGCGGCATGTCCGCATGGTGGACGGAAGAATCGGTGCGCGTGACAGCCGGCCTGCCGGATGCCGCCTTCGTCGCGGCGTTGTTCGATGGACGCGTCGTGTAA
- the tssM gene encoding type VI secretion system membrane subunit TssM, whose amino-acid sequence MKKFAGSIKTPHWITLAGVAALAVVVWFEGPLVAYAGRAPLETRASRFVAIALIVGALLLVWGARLAAARLVNVRFVRGVGGIGEQGADPAQTAANEELALLRERFEQALATLRRARMKGANGRQWLYQLPWYMFIGAPGTGKTTALSHSGLRFPLREGLRRDASGAIGAIGGIGGIGGTRHCDWWFTDDAVLVDTAGRFTTQDSDAHADQSAWTGFLQLLRKYRPRQPLNGVIVTLSAADLIAQDDAQRDAHIRAIRSRLKELSERLGMRFPVYVVVTKCDLVAGFTEFFDDLGEAERAQVWGVTFALDESPGADRAIATFPAEFDALGARLRARVIDRLQRETDVTRRARIHGFPQQFAGLAPALARFLGDTFHGTRFEASPLLRGVYFTSGTQHGRPIDRAISALAQSLGSKRDDAYRRDASGRAYFIERLLKDVVFAEAGLSGANARLERRRAWLRRGALALVGVTLALGLVGMGVSYQRNRAFVADFARQTEHVRQLAREANASSDALAALPLLDAARALPGGYADAGKPVPWLTRLWLYQGDKLGQEARVTYRRLLDQTLLPLVVGKLTLELRDGGSDAPAQAQYRYDALRTYLMLGDPHRYDANAVRAHMLAALSGALDAQQKRALDAHLAALFDKTRFDASLPLDGALVESARARLTELPLSQRIGDRLDRELAQANVAAFSVSAAAGPKAPLLLQRASGASLTGGVAGAYTRAGYAVYQRLRDHALADAASDAWVLGRNDSPQNADGIASLRAALDQRYVDAYARAWDALLDDVTSVPAASLVDAARIANALSAPDSPLRKLIVAAARETTLGGAGSQTGASAVDDHFDALHQLAGKPGDAAPLERAFAPLKDAAVYLDAADAARRLGQPAPAGDALTRLRLAGQTGAAPLTPVAASVAAAGASLVEGGERARLAAQWNASVGPLCHKALDGRYPLVRASARDAAADDFARLFAPGGLIDDFFQKNLAALVDTTKPVWQWRAGASPAGVPRDALAQFQRAAQIRDAFFGDGSRAMAIRFRVKALALDPAVARVNFEIDGQQFAVAQDGAQSMPLQWPGGKNTGRASAQFDAPAGGASFEASGPWALLHLLDAGKLDATREPDRYTLTLQSAGRKAVLEVDANSVVNPFRRAPLEQFRCPDLP is encoded by the coding sequence ATGAAAAAGTTCGCAGGCTCGATCAAAACGCCGCACTGGATCACGCTCGCGGGCGTGGCGGCGCTCGCCGTCGTCGTGTGGTTCGAGGGGCCGCTCGTCGCGTATGCGGGACGCGCGCCGCTCGAAACGCGGGCGAGCCGCTTCGTGGCGATAGCGCTCATCGTGGGCGCGCTGCTGCTCGTTTGGGGCGCGCGGCTCGCGGCTGCGCGGCTCGTGAACGTGCGCTTCGTGCGCGGCGTCGGCGGTATCGGTGAACAAGGCGCCGATCCCGCGCAAACAGCGGCGAACGAGGAACTGGCCCTGCTGCGCGAACGCTTCGAGCAGGCGCTCGCGACGTTGCGGCGCGCGCGCATGAAAGGCGCGAACGGCCGCCAGTGGCTCTATCAACTGCCGTGGTACATGTTCATCGGCGCGCCCGGCACCGGCAAGACGACGGCGCTTTCGCACTCGGGTCTGCGCTTTCCGCTGCGCGAGGGACTTCGACGAGATGCAAGTGGCGCTATCGGCGCAATCGGCGGCATCGGCGGCATCGGCGGCACGCGCCATTGCGACTGGTGGTTCACCGACGACGCCGTGCTCGTCGATACCGCCGGCCGCTTCACCACGCAGGACAGCGACGCGCACGCCGATCAATCCGCGTGGACCGGCTTTCTGCAACTGCTGCGCAAGTACCGCCCGCGCCAGCCGCTCAACGGCGTGATCGTCACGCTGTCGGCGGCGGATCTCATCGCTCAGGACGACGCACAACGCGACGCGCATATCCGCGCGATCCGAAGCCGCCTCAAGGAGCTGAGCGAGCGGCTCGGCATGCGCTTTCCGGTGTATGTCGTCGTGACCAAATGCGATCTCGTCGCGGGCTTCACCGAATTCTTCGACGATCTCGGCGAAGCAGAGCGGGCGCAAGTCTGGGGCGTGACCTTCGCGCTCGACGAATCCCCCGGCGCCGACCGCGCGATCGCGACGTTTCCGGCCGAATTCGACGCGCTCGGCGCACGGCTCCGGGCGCGCGTGATCGATCGTCTGCAGCGCGAGACGGACGTCACTCGGCGCGCGCGCATCCACGGTTTTCCGCAGCAGTTCGCGGGACTCGCGCCGGCGCTCGCGCGCTTTCTCGGCGACACGTTCCACGGCACGCGCTTCGAGGCGTCGCCGCTTCTGCGCGGCGTGTATTTCACGAGCGGGACGCAGCACGGCAGGCCCATCGACCGGGCGATCAGCGCGCTCGCGCAGTCGCTCGGATCGAAGCGCGACGACGCCTATCGGCGCGACGCCTCCGGCCGCGCGTACTTCATCGAGCGGCTTCTGAAGGACGTCGTGTTCGCGGAAGCGGGGCTTTCGGGCGCCAACGCGCGGCTCGAACGGCGCCGCGCGTGGCTGCGGCGCGGCGCGCTGGCGCTCGTCGGCGTCACGCTCGCGCTTGGGCTTGTCGGCATGGGCGTGAGCTATCAGCGCAACCGCGCGTTCGTCGCCGATTTCGCGCGGCAGACGGAGCACGTCCGCCAACTGGCCCGCGAAGCGAACGCGAGCAGCGACGCGCTCGCCGCGCTGCCGCTGCTGGACGCGGCCCGCGCGCTGCCGGGCGGCTATGCCGATGCGGGCAAGCCGGTGCCGTGGCTCACGCGGCTCTGGCTCTATCAGGGCGACAAGCTCGGCCAGGAAGCGCGCGTGACGTATCGCCGGCTGCTCGATCAGACCTTGCTGCCGCTCGTCGTCGGCAAGCTGACGCTCGAATTGCGCGACGGCGGCAGCGATGCGCCCGCGCAAGCGCAGTATCGCTACGACGCGCTTCGCACGTATCTGATGCTCGGCGACCCGCATCGCTACGACGCGAACGCGGTGCGCGCGCACATGCTCGCGGCGCTGTCCGGCGCGCTCGATGCGCAGCAGAAGCGCGCGCTCGACGCCCATCTCGCCGCGCTCTTCGACAAGACGCGTTTCGATGCGTCGCTGCCGCTCGACGGCGCGCTCGTCGAGTCGGCGCGCGCGCGGCTGACGGAGTTGCCGCTGTCGCAGCGCATCGGCGACCGGCTGGATCGGGAACTCGCGCAGGCGAATGTCGCCGCGTTCAGCGTGAGCGCCGCCGCGGGGCCGAAGGCGCCGCTCCTGCTGCAACGCGCGAGCGGCGCGTCGCTGACGGGCGGCGTCGCGGGCGCGTACACGCGCGCGGGCTATGCGGTCTATCAACGGCTGCGCGATCACGCACTCGCCGATGCCGCGAGCGACGCGTGGGTGCTCGGCCGCAACGATTCGCCGCAGAACGCCGACGGCATCGCGAGCTTGCGGGCGGCGCTGGATCAGCGCTATGTCGACGCGTATGCGCGCGCGTGGGACGCGCTGCTCGACGACGTGACATCGGTGCCGGCCGCGAGTCTCGTCGATGCCGCGCGCATCGCCAACGCGCTTTCCGCGCCGGATTCGCCGCTCAGGAAGCTGATCGTGGCGGCGGCGCGCGAGACGACGCTCGGCGGCGCGGGATCGCAGACGGGCGCGAGTGCCGTCGACGATCACTTCGACGCGCTGCATCAGCTTGCGGGCAAGCCCGGCGATGCCGCGCCGCTGGAACGCGCGTTCGCGCCGTTGAAGGACGCCGCCGTTTATCTCGACGCCGCCGACGCCGCGCGCCGCCTCGGGCAGCCCGCGCCCGCGGGCGATGCGTTGACGAGGCTGCGGCTCGCGGGTCAGACCGGCGCCGCGCCGCTCACGCCGGTGGCGGCGTCGGTGGCGGCGGCGGGCGCGTCGCTCGTCGAAGGCGGGGAGCGCGCGCGTCTTGCCGCGCAGTGGAACGCGAGCGTCGGGCCGCTGTGCCACAAGGCGCTCGATGGCCGCTATCCGCTCGTGCGCGCATCGGCGCGCGATGCCGCAGCCGACGACTTCGCGCGGCTTTTTGCGCCGGGCGGCCTCATTGACGATTTCTTTCAGAAGAACCTCGCCGCGCTCGTCGATACGACGAAGCCCGTGTGGCAATGGCGCGCGGGCGCGTCGCCGGCGGGCGTGCCGCGCGATGCGCTCGCACAGTTCCAGCGCGCCGCGCAGATTCGCGACGCGTTCTTCGGCGACGGCAGCCGCGCCATGGCCATTCGCTTTCGCGTGAAGGCGCTCGCGCTCGATCCCGCCGTCGCGCGCGTGAATTTCGAAATCGACGGGCAGCAGTTCGCCGTGGCGCAGGATGGCGCCCAGTCGATGCCGCTGCAATGGCCGGGCGGCAAGAACACGGGCCGCGCGAGCGCGCAGTTCGACGCGCCGGCGGGGGGAGCATCGTTCGAGGCGAGCGGCCCGTGGGCGCTCCTGCATCTGCTCGACGCGGGCAAGCTCGACGCCACGCGCGAGCCGGACCGCTACACGCTGACGCTGCAATCGGCGGGGCGCAAGGCGGTGCTGGAAGTGGACGCGAATAGCGTCGTGAATCCGTTCCGGCGCGCGCCGCTCGAACAGTTCCGCTGCCCGGACCTGCCGTGA
- the tssL gene encoding type VI secretion system protein TssL, long form has protein sequence MNAPPDDLTDSAKDPTVNAPIFPHAGFDPDETILIPQPGGRRIAPPVDDRMPSASTRTLAVASGLNPLVRAAQALLELALPLRTRAAMPDIEALRAELVQMVRSFERDARASGTDIERLAAARYCLCTCIDEAISGTPWGSGVWGSRSLLVTFHNEASGGERFFLILQTLAQEPSRNIDVLELLYVILSLGFEGRYRLIDGGRSQLESVRERLARIIRRERGTFEQELSPRWRPVERARPPLAQRVPPWVFVALGGVVLVATHVALALSLNRTSDPLFDAMNRIRVAAPRASAAASTQTVLSAHARQNAMPAAAATLATFLAPEIRQGLVSVREGADRSIVTINGDNLFASGSATLDPAYEALIARIGQALKSVSGNVVVTGHTDDQRLLSARYPSNWHLSQARADSVRAMLAASTGTPARFTAEGRGDAEPLAPNDTPAGRAKNRRVEITLLAPGASS, from the coding sequence ATGAACGCGCCGCCCGACGACCTCACTGATTCCGCGAAGGACCCGACCGTGAACGCACCCATCTTTCCTCATGCCGGCTTCGATCCGGACGAAACCATCCTGATCCCGCAGCCAGGCGGAAGACGCATCGCGCCGCCTGTCGATGACAGGATGCCGTCGGCGTCAACGCGCACGCTCGCCGTCGCAAGCGGCCTGAATCCGCTGGTGCGCGCGGCGCAAGCGCTGCTGGAACTCGCGCTGCCGCTGCGCACGCGCGCGGCGATGCCCGACATCGAAGCCCTGCGCGCCGAACTCGTGCAAATGGTCCGCTCCTTCGAGCGCGATGCGCGCGCGAGCGGCACCGACATCGAACGGCTCGCGGCGGCGCGCTATTGCCTGTGCACCTGCATCGACGAAGCGATTTCCGGCACGCCGTGGGGCAGCGGCGTATGGGGAAGCCGCAGCCTGCTCGTCACGTTTCACAACGAAGCATCGGGCGGCGAGCGCTTCTTTCTGATCCTGCAGACGCTTGCGCAGGAACCGTCGCGCAACATCGACGTGCTCGAACTGCTCTACGTGATCCTCTCGCTCGGCTTCGAAGGCCGCTACCGGCTGATCGACGGCGGGCGCAGCCAGCTCGAATCGGTCCGCGAGCGGCTCGCGCGCATCATCCGGCGCGAGCGCGGGACCTTCGAGCAGGAGCTGTCGCCGCGCTGGCGGCCCGTCGAGCGCGCCCGGCCGCCGCTTGCGCAGCGCGTGCCGCCGTGGGTGTTCGTGGCGCTCGGCGGCGTCGTGCTGGTCGCCACGCACGTCGCGCTGGCTCTGAGCCTCAACCGCACGTCCGACCCGCTTTTCGACGCGATGAACCGCATCCGCGTCGCCGCGCCGCGCGCGTCGGCTGCGGCTTCCACGCAAACGGTCCTTAGCGCGCACGCACGGCAAAACGCGATGCCGGCCGCCGCCGCGACGCTCGCGACCTTCCTCGCGCCCGAAATCCGGCAAGGGCTCGTGAGCGTGCGCGAGGGCGCGGACCGCTCCATCGTCACGATCAACGGCGACAACTTGTTCGCCTCGGGCAGCGCGACGCTCGATCCGGCATATGAAGCGCTCATCGCGCGCATCGGGCAGGCGCTGAAGAGCGTCTCCGGCAATGTCGTCGTGACGGGGCATACCGACGACCAGCGGCTTCTGTCGGCGCGTTATCCGTCGAACTGGCACCTGTCGCAGGCACGCGCCGACAGCGTGCGCGCGATGCTCGCGGCCAGCACCGGCACGCCCGCGCGCTTCACCGCCGAAGGCCGCGGCGACGCCGAGCCGCTCGCCCCCAACGACACGCCCGCGGGCCGCGCGAAGAATCGCCGCGTCGAGATCACGCTGCTCGCGCCGGGCGCGTCCTCGTGA
- the tssK gene encoding type VI secretion system baseplate subunit TssK, with the protein MSANNKVIWSEGMLLQPQHLQQHDRYLRAQIDARCAALRPYAYGFSELAIDADQLKLGRIVLTSCAGVMPDGSPFRLPADDDLPLPLAVPEDARDLIVVLALPLARRGVAESAYGGEARESFARHRIAETEVLDSNEGATGAALVQIGKLQMRLAFEADVAQAHTALGVARIVERRADNSIVLDAAYVPPCLDYRVSRRLSGFVDELVGLLHQRADALAARLAQPAATGAAEIADFLLLQVLNRAEPLFAALASASGLHPHDLHQHALQLAGELATFSSPARRPAPFPVYRHERLDAVYAPLADALRAALSAVMDPHAVPIALEERKYGLRVAIVPDRELFRSANFVLAVKADLAPAALLNGFAQQAKLGPIERIRDLVNLQLPGIGLRALPLAPRQLPFHAGFTYFELDRNSDLWKQFAGSAGVALHVAGDFPGLELEFWAIRP; encoded by the coding sequence ATGTCCGCCAACAACAAGGTGATCTGGTCCGAAGGCATGCTGCTGCAGCCGCAACATCTGCAACAGCACGACCGTTATCTGCGCGCCCAGATCGATGCGCGCTGCGCGGCGCTGCGCCCCTACGCATACGGCTTCTCCGAACTCGCGATCGATGCGGATCAACTGAAGCTCGGCCGCATCGTGCTCACGTCGTGCGCGGGCGTGATGCCCGATGGCAGCCCGTTTCGCCTGCCCGCCGACGACGACTTGCCGCTGCCGCTCGCCGTGCCGGAAGACGCGCGCGACCTGATCGTGGTCCTCGCGCTGCCGCTCGCGCGCCGGGGCGTCGCGGAATCGGCTTACGGCGGCGAAGCGCGCGAGAGCTTCGCGCGGCATCGCATCGCGGAAACGGAAGTGCTCGACAGCAACGAAGGCGCAACCGGCGCCGCGCTCGTCCAGATCGGCAAGCTGCAGATGCGGCTCGCCTTCGAAGCGGACGTGGCGCAGGCGCATACGGCGCTTGGCGTGGCGCGCATCGTCGAGCGCCGCGCGGACAACAGCATCGTGCTGGATGCGGCCTACGTGCCGCCTTGCCTCGACTATCGCGTGTCGCGCCGCCTGAGCGGTTTCGTCGACGAACTCGTCGGCCTGCTGCACCAGCGCGCCGATGCGCTCGCCGCGCGCCTCGCGCAGCCGGCCGCGACGGGCGCGGCGGAAATCGCGGACTTTCTGCTGCTGCAAGTGCTCAATCGCGCGGAGCCGCTGTTTGCGGCGCTCGCATCGGCGAGCGGCCTGCATCCTCATGATCTGCATCAGCACGCGCTGCAACTGGCGGGCGAACTCGCGACGTTCAGCTCGCCCGCGAGGCGCCCCGCGCCGTTCCCGGTGTATCGGCACGAGCGGCTCGATGCCGTCTACGCGCCGCTCGCCGATGCGCTGCGCGCCGCGCTCTCCGCCGTCATGGACCCGCACGCGGTGCCGATCGCGCTGGAGGAGCGCAAGTACGGCCTGCGCGTCGCAATCGTGCCGGACCGCGAATTGTTTCGCAGCGCGAACTTCGTGCTTGCGGTCAAGGCCGATCTCGCGCCCGCCGCGCTTCTCAACGGCTTTGCGCAGCAGGCGAAGCTCGGGCCGATCGAGCGCATCCGCGATCTCGTCAATCTGCAATTGCCGGGCATCGGCCTGCGCGCGCTGCCGCTCGCGCCGCGTCAATTGCCGTTCCATGCGGGCTTCACGTATTTCGAACTCGACCGCAACAGCGATCTCTGGAAGCAGTTCGCCGGTTCCGCTGGCGTCGCGCTTCACGTAGCGGGCGATTTCCCGGGCCTCGAACTCGAATTCTGGGCGATCCGCCCATGA
- a CDS encoding type VI secretion system-associated FHA domain protein, translated as MVLPDAAKTVSRVQARIDWTGDGWRLADLGSNPCRLNGRLLASGHVARLANGDRIEVGAYQIEVSTLQDALPFGARSGDAFVSSDAAAGGFTRVDGRAAAKDGLAADSLAGRGGAQARGLANDPVFAVGGARAHVVDGDLADGSLAHAGSGGLNALGKESPHESPYESPYRDGGSPAQVFGNHPLAHGGVAAGHALAQALPDSARDSDGNHARAFANDPLIDADIADIADYSDHAALQRDPLARAAVLFAAPMPGAHFDPLGAPLADGRTPPCIDGRAAFAGSASDHVSPEQFAYAPDAARMAAACAPQGGIPHDYDPLDDIADAAQAFAMSPTREPRVPMNALADAAAFAAANAPFDVASRGAVNAAHAATATNAADAANAANAANATSAANVANVENVANVANVANAANAAHPASASNAANALNAPSASNASNASNASNASNASNASNASNASNAANAANAANAASAANAAHPASASNVASAASELNAASAANTSNTSNAANAANENPTLAALLDGLGADAAILRGRSGADFARLAGTLLRTAVRGTVEVLMSRSVMKRGMSVDTTLLVQRGNNPLKFFPDGDSALAQMLRGASAGYLAGDAALEGAFDDIRRHELAVLAGMRAALLHLLGRFDPDVIAQTGTQPGTQPGTRTEAQAHTPKQHGWLDWLSVRRKARQWDRLVALHAQLARASADDLEALCGGAFNDAYERHATEATEATEATERTNAAAHRSQHA; from the coding sequence ATGGTGCTTCCCGACGCGGCAAAGACGGTATCGCGCGTGCAGGCGCGCATCGACTGGACGGGCGATGGCTGGCGGCTCGCGGATCTCGGTAGCAACCCGTGCCGGCTCAACGGCCGGCTGCTCGCGAGCGGTCACGTCGCGCGCCTGGCGAACGGCGATCGCATTGAAGTGGGCGCGTACCAGATCGAGGTATCGACGTTGCAGGATGCGCTGCCGTTCGGTGCGCGTTCAGGCGATGCGTTCGTTTCGAGCGATGCGGCGGCGGGCGGCTTCACGCGGGTGGACGGCCGGGCGGCGGCGAAGGATGGGCTGGCTGCGGATTCGCTCGCTGGACGCGGTGGTGCGCAGGCGCGGGGTTTGGCGAATGACCCGGTTTTTGCGGTTGGCGGCGCGAGGGCGCATGTGGTTGACGGGGATTTGGCGGATGGGTCTTTGGCGCATGCGGGCAGTGGGGGGCTTAATGCGCTCGGTAAAGAGTCGCCGCATGAGTCGCCGTATGAGTCGCCATATCGCGACGGTGGTTCTCCGGCGCAGGTCTTCGGGAATCATCCGCTCGCGCACGGCGGCGTTGCAGCCGGGCATGCGCTCGCTCAAGCCTTGCCGGACTCGGCGCGCGATAGCGACGGCAACCATGCGCGAGCCTTTGCCAACGATCCGCTCATCGACGCCGATATCGCCGACATCGCCGATTACAGCGATCACGCCGCCTTGCAGCGGGACCCGCTCGCGCGCGCCGCCGTGTTGTTCGCAGCGCCGATGCCGGGCGCGCATTTCGATCCGCTCGGCGCACCGCTTGCCGATGGCCGCACGCCGCCGTGCATCGATGGCCGCGCCGCGTTCGCCGGCTCCGCGAGCGACCACGTCTCGCCGGAGCAATTCGCCTATGCGCCCGATGCCGCGCGCATGGCCGCCGCGTGCGCGCCGCAGGGCGGCATTCCGCACGACTACGATCCGCTCGACGACATCGCCGATGCCGCGCAAGCGTTCGCGATGTCGCCGACGCGCGAGCCGCGCGTGCCGATGAATGCGCTTGCGGATGCGGCGGCTTTCGCGGCAGCGAACGCGCCTTTCGACGTCGCGAGTCGCGGTGCGGTGAATGCTGCACATGCGGCAACTGCAACGAACGCGGCGGATGCGGCAAATGCGGCGAATGCGGCAAATGCCACAAGTGCCGCAAATGTCGCAAATGTCGAAAATGTCGCAAATGTCGCAAATGTCGCAAACGCCGCAAATGCCGCACACCCAGCAAGCGCATCAAACGCAGCAAACGCATTAAATGCACCAAGCGCATCGAACGCATCGAACGCATCGAACGCATCGAACGCATCGAACGCATCGAACGCATCGAACGCCTCAAACGCCTCAAACGCAGCGAACGCAGCGAACGCAGCAAACGCAGCAAGCGCAGCAAACGCCGCACACCCAGCAAGTGCATCAAACGTAGCAAGCGCAGCAAGCGAATTGAATGCAGCAAGCGCAGCAAACACCTCAAACACCTCAAACGCAGCAAACGCAGCAAACGAAAACCCCACGCTCGCCGCGTTGCTCGACGGCCTCGGCGCCGATGCCGCCATCCTTCGCGGACGCAGCGGCGCCGACTTCGCGCGGCTCGCCGGAACGCTGCTGCGCACGGCGGTGCGCGGCACGGTCGAGGTGCTGATGTCGCGCTCGGTCATGAAGCGCGGCATGAGCGTCGATACCACGCTTCTCGTGCAGCGCGGCAACAACCCGCTCAAGTTCTTTCCCGACGGCGACAGCGCCCTCGCGCAAATGCTGCGCGGCGCGAGCGCGGGCTATCTCGCGGGCGACGCCGCGCTCGAAGGCGCATTCGACGATATCCGCCGCCACGAACTCGCCGTCCTCGCGGGCATGCGCGCGGCCTTGCTGCATCTGCTTGGCCGCTTCGATCCAGACGTCATCGCGCAAACCGGAACGCAACCCGGAACGCAACCCGGAACGCGAACCGAAGCGCAAGCGCACACGCCAAAACAGCACGGCTGGCTCGACTGGCTTTCCGTCCGCCGCAAGGCGAGACAGTGGGACCGCCTCGTCGCGCTGCACGCGCAACTCGCCCGCGCGAGCGCCGACGACCTTGAAGCGCTGTGCGGCGGCGCCTTCAACGATGCCTACGAGCGGCATGCCACCGAAGCCACCGAAGCCACCGAAGCCACGGAACGCACAAACGCCGCTGCGCACCGTTCCCAACACGCATAG